The Mangifera indica cultivar Alphonso unplaced genomic scaffold, CATAS_Mindica_2.1 Un_0049, whole genome shotgun sequence genome window below encodes:
- the LOC123206782 gene encoding condensin-2 complex subunit H2-like isoform X1: MTNHREQEPNCDAASCSGTRFTVQPERELQANWEVDLANKLEDYLLKICSGQIYDSEHLIPPVNFAEAALLVQGSVQVYSRKVEYLYNLVLHALEFLSQKSQQDQSKETSVPIEGRESHAVSDEENDLFWCLDDIPVEAKNRLDSPNGNDNFFNHFVKPPANLIVLEGDCLDSLGDGTELESYLLATSDLYRDFILLDPCDAVAVNDFLEGGQVGKGHNGAYRGSASRKSFQSPTRCSGGTANKPSIRKKKDANLNPSPSLNMGHDPPAFDDVGESNHEFDMEDRYSEPRNLDSNSDEEEEDPWKPLNPHEPGNLKVIPFKKVKAFRRNAVNSTKQHSVTTLFPLAKLHGTISPELTQIWEARQKASEKQQAFHSSPLYEKLRQSLANKGQQAFSAFGHPDNFNEDKGYDSGDPDSEHPDIDMPESMYMDEDVLHFDKHDDGTTHCEINETFEHEVQDCHANLEDLCRSHLVSDALLASIAETEKLTELAARVSSWKQKIEHNLDEQDSCPPFDIHEYGESIIDKLSLEGDHENVTSFTDVVKGQEKYDVARTFSALLQLVNNGDVALDRSGIDGESICYTAVNPFHVRLLRHDKRQKETQYQLSKKRAKSPSRRFSKDDKGKSMREKSPVVNPSTEHGSSGLPSQPNCKFSVKLGGARCTPEGKKRRRSRLFEPADLHTSS; encoded by the exons ATGACTAACCACAGAGAACAAGAACCCAATTGCGATGCGGCTAGTTGTAGTGGTACCCGGTTCACGGTGCAGCCAGAGCGTGAACTACAAGCTAACTGGGAAGTTGATTTGGCGAATAAGCTCGAAGACTATCTCTTGAAAATTTGCTCTGGTCAAATTTATGACTCCGAACATCTCATTCCCCCGGTGAATTTCGCTGAAG CTGCTTTGCTGGTTCAGGGTTCGGTTCAGGTGTATAGCAGGAAGGTAGAATATTTGTACAACTTGGTTTTGCATGCTTTGGAGTTTCTTTCTCAGAaaag CCAGCAGGATCAATCAAAGGAGACATCAGTCCCTATCGAAGGAAGGGAATCCCATGCAGTTTCTGATGAAGAAAATGATCTGTTTTGGTGCTTAGATGACATCCCAG TGGAAGCAAAAAATCGCTTAGACAGTCCAAAtggaaatgataatttttttaatcactttgTGAAGCCCCCTGCAAATTTAATTGTTCTTGAAGGTGACTGCTTAGACTCTCTGGGTGATGGCACGGAATTAGAGTCCTATCTG TTAGCTACCAGTGATCTCTATCGAGATTTTATTCTATTAGATCCGTGTGATGCTGTAGCAGTTAATGACTTTTTAGAGGGAGGTCAAGTTGGCAAGGGGCATAATGGTGCCTACAGAGGAAGTGCATCTCGCAAGAGCTTTCAATCCCCTACGAGGTGTTCTGGTGGAACTGCAAATAAGCCATCTATCAGAAAGAAAAAGGATGCCAATCTTAATCCATCGCCAAGCCTTAACATGGGCCATGATCCTCCTGCCTTTGATGATGTTGGAGAGAGCAATCATGAATTTGATATGGAGGACAGATATTCAGAACCTAGGAACTTGGATAGTAATTCTgatgaggaggaggaggatCCTTGGAAGCCCTTGAACCCTCATGAACCTGGGAACTTGAAAGTCATACCTTTCAAAAAAG TTAAAGCTTTCAGAAGAAATGCGGTAAATTCTACTAAACAACACTCAGTAACTACTCTGTTTCCGCTTGCAAAATTGCATGGTACTATCAGTCCAGAGCTCACACAAATATGGGAGGCACGACAAAAAGCATCTGAAAAGCAACAGGCTTTCCATTCTTCTCCATTATATGAAAAG CTCCGGCAATCACTTGCTAACAAAGGACAACAAGCTTTTAGTGCTTTTGGTCATCCTGACAATTTTAATGAGGACAAGGGATATGATAGTGGTGACCCAGATTCTGAGCATCCTGATATTGACATGCCAGAGAGTATGTATATGGATGAAGATGTACTTCATTTTGATAAG CATGATGATGGTACTACTCACTGTGAAATCAATGAAACATTTGAACATGAAGTTCAAGATTGTCATGCAAACCTAGAAGATCTTTGTCGCTCTCACCTAGTAAGC GATGCTCTTCTTGCTAGCATAGCTGAAACAGAAAAATTGACTGAATTAGCTGCTCGAGTCTCATCATGGAAACAGAAAATTGAACACAACCTAGATGAGCAa GATTCATGCCCTCCGTTTGATATTCATGAATATGGAGAAAGTATTATTGACAAGCTATCTCTTGAAGGAGACCATGAAAATGTCACATCTTTCACTGATGTGGTAAAGGGCCAAGAGAAGTATGATGTTGCTCGAACATTCTCTGCACTTCTTCAATTG GTGAACAATGGAGATGTTGCTTTGGATAGGAGTGGGATTGATGGTGAGTCCATCTGTTACACAGCAGTGAATCCTTTCCATGTCCGGCTACTCAGGCACGACAAGAGACAAAAAGAAACACAATATCAATTGTCAAAAAAGAGAGCCAAGTCTCCATCAAGAAGATTTTCAAAAGATGATAAGGGCAAGTCCATGAGAGAGAAATCCCCAGTTGTCAATCCATCTACAGAACATGGATCATCAGGATTGCCGTCACAGCCAAATTGTAAATTTTCTGTGAAGCTTGGTGGTGCAAGGTGTACCCCAGAAGGAAAGAAGCGAAGAAGGTCTCGACTTTTTGAACCAGCTGATTTACATACCTCAAGCTGA
- the LOC123206782 gene encoding condensin-2 complex subunit H2-like isoform X2, which produces MTNHREQEPNCDAASCSGTRFTVQPERELQANWEVDLANKLEDYLLKICSGQIYDSEHLIPPVNFAEAALLVQGSVQVYSRKVEYLYNLVLHALEFLSQKSQQDQSKETSVPIEGRESHAVSDEENDLFWCLDDIPVEAKNRLDSPNGNDNFFNHFVKPPANLIVLEGDCLDSLGDGTELESYLLATSDLYRDFILLDPCDAVAVNDFLEGGQVGKGHNGAYRGSASRKSFQSPTRCSGGTANKPSIRKKKDANLNPSPSLNMGHDPPAFDDVGESNHEFDMEDRYSEPRNLDSNSDEEEEDPWKPLNPHEPGNLKVIPFKKVKAFRRNAVNSTKQHSVTTLFPLAKLHGTISPELTQIWEARQKASEKQQAFHSSPLYEKLRQSLANKGQQAFSAFGHPDNFNEDKGYDSGDPDSEHPDIDMPESMYMDEDVLHFDKHDDGTTHCEINETFEHEVQDCHANLEDLCRSHLDALLASIAETEKLTELAARVSSWKQKIEHNLDEQDSCPPFDIHEYGESIIDKLSLEGDHENVTSFTDVVKGQEKYDVARTFSALLQLVNNGDVALDRSGIDGESICYTAVNPFHVRLLRHDKRQKETQYQLSKKRAKSPSRRFSKDDKGKSMREKSPVVNPSTEHGSSGLPSQPNCKFSVKLGGARCTPEGKKRRRSRLFEPADLHTSS; this is translated from the exons ATGACTAACCACAGAGAACAAGAACCCAATTGCGATGCGGCTAGTTGTAGTGGTACCCGGTTCACGGTGCAGCCAGAGCGTGAACTACAAGCTAACTGGGAAGTTGATTTGGCGAATAAGCTCGAAGACTATCTCTTGAAAATTTGCTCTGGTCAAATTTATGACTCCGAACATCTCATTCCCCCGGTGAATTTCGCTGAAG CTGCTTTGCTGGTTCAGGGTTCGGTTCAGGTGTATAGCAGGAAGGTAGAATATTTGTACAACTTGGTTTTGCATGCTTTGGAGTTTCTTTCTCAGAaaag CCAGCAGGATCAATCAAAGGAGACATCAGTCCCTATCGAAGGAAGGGAATCCCATGCAGTTTCTGATGAAGAAAATGATCTGTTTTGGTGCTTAGATGACATCCCAG TGGAAGCAAAAAATCGCTTAGACAGTCCAAAtggaaatgataatttttttaatcactttgTGAAGCCCCCTGCAAATTTAATTGTTCTTGAAGGTGACTGCTTAGACTCTCTGGGTGATGGCACGGAATTAGAGTCCTATCTG TTAGCTACCAGTGATCTCTATCGAGATTTTATTCTATTAGATCCGTGTGATGCTGTAGCAGTTAATGACTTTTTAGAGGGAGGTCAAGTTGGCAAGGGGCATAATGGTGCCTACAGAGGAAGTGCATCTCGCAAGAGCTTTCAATCCCCTACGAGGTGTTCTGGTGGAACTGCAAATAAGCCATCTATCAGAAAGAAAAAGGATGCCAATCTTAATCCATCGCCAAGCCTTAACATGGGCCATGATCCTCCTGCCTTTGATGATGTTGGAGAGAGCAATCATGAATTTGATATGGAGGACAGATATTCAGAACCTAGGAACTTGGATAGTAATTCTgatgaggaggaggaggatCCTTGGAAGCCCTTGAACCCTCATGAACCTGGGAACTTGAAAGTCATACCTTTCAAAAAAG TTAAAGCTTTCAGAAGAAATGCGGTAAATTCTACTAAACAACACTCAGTAACTACTCTGTTTCCGCTTGCAAAATTGCATGGTACTATCAGTCCAGAGCTCACACAAATATGGGAGGCACGACAAAAAGCATCTGAAAAGCAACAGGCTTTCCATTCTTCTCCATTATATGAAAAG CTCCGGCAATCACTTGCTAACAAAGGACAACAAGCTTTTAGTGCTTTTGGTCATCCTGACAATTTTAATGAGGACAAGGGATATGATAGTGGTGACCCAGATTCTGAGCATCCTGATATTGACATGCCAGAGAGTATGTATATGGATGAAGATGTACTTCATTTTGATAAG CATGATGATGGTACTACTCACTGTGAAATCAATGAAACATTTGAACATGAAGTTCAAGATTGTCATGCAAACCTAGAAGATCTTTGTCGCTCTCACCTA GATGCTCTTCTTGCTAGCATAGCTGAAACAGAAAAATTGACTGAATTAGCTGCTCGAGTCTCATCATGGAAACAGAAAATTGAACACAACCTAGATGAGCAa GATTCATGCCCTCCGTTTGATATTCATGAATATGGAGAAAGTATTATTGACAAGCTATCTCTTGAAGGAGACCATGAAAATGTCACATCTTTCACTGATGTGGTAAAGGGCCAAGAGAAGTATGATGTTGCTCGAACATTCTCTGCACTTCTTCAATTG GTGAACAATGGAGATGTTGCTTTGGATAGGAGTGGGATTGATGGTGAGTCCATCTGTTACACAGCAGTGAATCCTTTCCATGTCCGGCTACTCAGGCACGACAAGAGACAAAAAGAAACACAATATCAATTGTCAAAAAAGAGAGCCAAGTCTCCATCAAGAAGATTTTCAAAAGATGATAAGGGCAAGTCCATGAGAGAGAAATCCCCAGTTGTCAATCCATCTACAGAACATGGATCATCAGGATTGCCGTCACAGCCAAATTGTAAATTTTCTGTGAAGCTTGGTGGTGCAAGGTGTACCCCAGAAGGAAAGAAGCGAAGAAGGTCTCGACTTTTTGAACCAGCTGATTTACATACCTCAAGCTGA
- the LOC123206766 gene encoding RING-H2 finger protein ATL2-like: MNNEFNDQPDLYAPDNNSYALSGKIMLSAIVILFFVVILMVCLHLYARWYLLNVRRRQIRPSRFHRRTHLVFYVDPANPNPVAAATRGLDAAVLKSLPVFAYSSKTHPESLDCAVCLSEFEENESGRILPKCKHSFHIECIDMWFHSHSTCPLCRSSVEPCQDEPENPTHVAVSVTEPGSSSGLFMTRQHEDETAGTSSFEDKGKPRDVINVSIEVPARNYNEGFDSESTRCDSPSSQVQTQSSFRSPVSRMLSFKRILSRERRGNLSPSGNTASCGGTVTELDIERGRE; the protein is encoded by the coding sequence ATGAATAACGAGTTCAACGATCAGCCAGATTTATACGCGCCCGATAATAATAGCTACGCCCTCAGTGGCAAAATCATGCTCAGCGCCatcgttattttattcttcGTTGTTATTTTAATGGTCTGTCTACATCTCTACGCTCGTTGGTATTTACTCAACGTGCGTCGCCGCCAAATTCGCCCTAGCCGTTTCCACCGACGTACGCATCTTGTCTTCTATGTTGACCCTGCTAACCCCAATCCCGTCGCTGCAGCCACGCGCGGCCTCGACGCGGCTGTCTTGAAATCGCTCCCTGTTTTTGCCTACTCCTCCAAGACCCATCCCGAGTCTCTGGATTGCGCTGTTTGTTTGTCCGAGTTTGAAGAGAACGAATCGGGTCGAATATTGCCCAAGTGTAAGCACAGTTTTCATATCGAGTGTATTGACATGTGGTTCCACTCTCACTCCACGTGCCCTCTGTGTCGGTCCTCAGTGGAGCCTTGTCAGGATGAGCCCGAAAACCCGACTCATGTGGCGGTTTCAGTGACTGAGCCGGGGTCAAGTTCCGGGTTGTTTATGACGCGTCAGCACGAGGACGAAACGGCCGGAACATCGTCGTTTGAAGATAAGGGCAAGCCGAGGGACGTTATAAACGTGTCGATAGAGGTTCCGGCGAGGAACTATAACGAAGGTTTTGATAGCGAGTCAACCAGGTGTGACTCACCATCTAGTCAGGTTCAAACTCAGTCGTCGTTTCGATCTCCGGTGAGTCGTATGCTATCTTTTAAAAGGATTCTAAGcagagaaagaagaggaaattTATCTCCTTCGGGGAATACCGCAAGCTGTGGTGGAACTGTCACTGAGTTAGACATCGAGCGAGGTAGAGAGTAG